From Saccharibacillus brassicae:
ATTTTTCTTTGCGATCGTCGCGGATCGAGACTTCGTTGAATACGGCGTTGAAGCGTCCGGCGTCGATGCCGGCCAGCAGGCTGTCCCACGGCGCTTCCACGAATTCGGCTTCCACGCCGAGACGCTTGGCCACTTCGCGGGCGATCTCCACGTCGAAGCCGGTCAATGCGCCGCTTGCGTCGTGGAAAGTGAACGGGGCGTACGTGCCTTCGGTTCCGATGACCATCTTGCCGTCGGACTTGATCTTCTCCAGCGCATTGGCTGCCGCGGCCGGCTTCTCTTCCGCCGTACCCGCGTTATTCGTAGCGGCCGGGCTGCTTCCGTTGCTGCCGCAGGCGGCGAGCATCAGGGTCATCAGGATGGCAACAAGGCCGAGCAAAGTCGCTTTTTTCATGGGTGAATTCCTCCGATTGTGTCTAATGGATGTACAGTACAAGTAGGTCGTGCAAGATTGAATTTTATACCCTTACCTTATGAAAGTCAATGGGGTTTCGTATAATTCCCATTCATTTTATCGGCTTTAGATCGAACATTCCGAATCCGCCCTTTTCGCCTTCTTCTTACCGCGCTTATTTCTCTCTTATTTTTACAGCGTGAAGGGAACCGGTTTCGTTTAAGTATATACATAGATCTGTCTTGCTTGGGCCGTAGTCCCCCTTACCCTCGACCCGGTCTCCGCACCTCTCCGGATAGGCAGCGGAGCGGCGTTTGCCGCAAGCTTCTCTTGCCGGAAGCATACTTTCACTAGGAGGATGTTCATGTTCAAGAATCGCTTTTTCGTCGCGGGAGCGGGCGTCGCCCTGGTCCTGCTCATCATTCTCCTGGGAACGATGGTCAAATTCATCTTCACGCCGGTCGTATCGCTGGTCAGTTCGCTCGTCGTTCCCCTGCTGATCGCAGCTTTCTTCTATTACCCGCTGCGTCCGCTCGTCCGGTTCCTCGAACGCAAAAAATTGAAGCGCTCCTGGTCGGTCATGCTGATCTTCGTAGTCTTCATCCTGCTGATCGTCGGCGCTTCGTTCTGGGTATGGCCTACCCTGCGCGACCAGGTGGAGAGCTTCGTGACCAACGCGCCGCAGCTCGCGCAGGACGCGGTATACCAGCTCCAGCAGCTGCAGCACAATCCGACGTTCAGCCGCTTCCTTCCGAGCGATGCCGGCCAGAACCAGGAACTGCTCGACCGCCTGTCGGGCGTACTCGATACGTCGCTGACCTGGCTGTCGGATAATATTACCGGCATGTTCTCGTTCCTGTCGAGCTTCGTGCTCGTCATCGCGACGTTCCCGATCCTGCTCTACTTCCTGCTCCGCGACGATCACAAGCTTCCTCCGTACCTGATGAAGCTGTTCCCGGCGAACAACAAGGAAGACGGCAAAGCAATGCTCGGCGAAATGGACGATGCGCTGAACGGCTTCATCGCCGGGCGCGTCATCGTCAACCTGATGCTGTGCGTGCTGCTGTATATCGGCTTCCTCATTATCGGGCTGCCGTACTCGCTGCTGCTCGTCATCATCTCGTTCTTCCTGAACTTTATTCCGTTCATCGGTGCCTTCCTCGCCGGCGTTCCGGTCGGCATCGTCGGCCTGATCGAATCGCCGAGCATGGCGCTCTGGTCGATCGTGATCGTCGTCGTGGCCCAGTTGGTCCAGAACAACCTGCTCGAACCGCTCGTCTTCGGCAAGCAGCTCGACATGCACCCGCTGACCGTCATCGTGCTGCTGCTCGTCGGCGGCGACGTTATGGGCATTCTGGGCATGCTGATCTGCATCCCGATCTACATGGTCGTCAAGATCGCAATTCGCCACATTTACCAGATGTACATCAAGAGCAAGATCAAGCACACGCTAAACTGAAGCCGGCCGTTCTCCCTGCGGGAGAGCGGCTTTTTTTGTTTTGAAACAATTTTGAAAAAAAGATTGACTTTTATAAAAAACCCCTTGCCAGGCGGTTTAGAATCTCTTGGCGTGTGTAAATATGAAGCATGGCAGGAACATCGAAGCCTTGGAACAGCCCCATCGACGAATAACCAACACAACGAAATTCTACATTTCGACAACCACGAGGAGGTAACATCATGAACAACAAAATCGTAGGCGTGTTCAATTCGGAAAGAGACGCTTCCCATGCAATCGAGGACCTGAAGAAATCGGGCTACAGCACGAACGACATCTCGGTCATTACCCGGGACAAGAAAGACATGCGCAAGCTTGAAGACGAAACGGGAACCATGGCTCCCGAAGGCGCGGCAGGCGGCGCGGCTACCGGCGGCGTGCTCGGCGGTATCGGCG
This genomic window contains:
- a CDS encoding AI-2E family transporter — its product is MFKNRFFVAGAGVALVLLIILLGTMVKFIFTPVVSLVSSLVVPLLIAAFFYYPLRPLVRFLERKKLKRSWSVMLIFVVFILLIVGASFWVWPTLRDQVESFVTNAPQLAQDAVYQLQQLQHNPTFSRFLPSDAGQNQELLDRLSGVLDTSLTWLSDNITGMFSFLSSFVLVIATFPILLYFLLRDDHKLPPYLMKLFPANNKEDGKAMLGEMDDALNGFIAGRVIVNLMLCVLLYIGFLIIGLPYSLLLVIISFFLNFIPFIGAFLAGVPVGIVGLIESPSMALWSIVIVVVAQLVQNNLLEPLVFGKQLDMHPLTVIVLLLVGGDVMGILGMLICIPIYMVVKIAIRHIYQMYIKSKIKHTLN